Within the Bradyrhizobium ottawaense genome, the region GAACGCCACCGTCTGGCGGCGCTTCGGCGGCTCGACCCGCTCGATCTTGTCGAGCTTCTTGACCCGGCTCTGCACCTGCGCCGCATGCGATGCGCGCGCCTTGAAGCGCTCGATGAACTTGATCTCCTTGGAGAGCATCGCCTGCTGGCGCTCGAACTGCGCCTGCTGCTGCTTCTCGTTCAGCGCGCGCTGCTGCTCGTAGAATTCATAGTTGCCGGAAAACGTCGTCAGCGTGCCGCCGTCGATCTCGACGACCTTGTTGATGATGCGGTTGATGAACTCGCGGTCGTGCGAGGTCATCAGCAACGCGCCTTCATACCCTTTCAGGAACTGCTCGAGCCAGATCAGGCTTTCCAGATCGAGATGGTTGCTCGGTTCGTCCAGCAGCATCACATCGGGACGCATCAGCAGAATGCGCGCCAGCGCGACGCGCATCTTCCAGCCGCCCGAGAGCGCGCCGACATCGCCCTCCATCATCTCCTGGCTGAAGCCGAGGCCCGACAGCGCCTCGCGCGCCCGGCCATCGAGGGCATAGCCGTCGAGCTCCTCAAAACGGCCCTGCACCTCGCCGTAGCGCGCGATGATCTCGTCCATGTCGTCGGCGCGATCCGGATCGGCCATCGCGGTCTCGAGCTCTTTCAGCTCGGCCGCCACGATGCTGACCGGGCCGGCGCCGTCCATGACCTCGGCCACGGCGCTGCGGCCCGACATCTCGCCGACGTCCTGGCTGAAATAGCCGATCGTAATCCCGCGATCGAGCGAGACCTGGCCCTCGTCCGGAGGTTCCTGGCCGGAAATCATCCGGAAAAGCGTGGTCTTGCCGGCCCCGTTCGGACCGACGAGGCCGATCTTCTCGCCCTTCTGGAGCGCGGCGGAGGCTTCGATGAAGAGAATCTGGTGGCCGACTTGCTTGCTGACGTTATCGAGACGGATCATGGGGTCCTGAAAAGAGGAATTCGTTGCGGCCGCTTTATTCCATGTGGCGCCCGGGTGGAAGCCTGTTCCGGCCCCATTCCGCGTTTAAGCCGCGTATTGGTTCGAACCTCTTCCCAGGCATTGCAAGGGACGCTCGCGGGGCCTCTGGCGCAGCCTCAATGCCGCTTGAAATATTGCACGGCGCGCTCGTGCTTTTCAGCGGCCGCGCGCGACTTGAAGGTGCCGAGATTGCGGCGCTTGCCAGTCTTCGGGTTCACTTTTCGGGAATAGAGCCGATATTCGCCCGACTGCAGCTTTCGGATCATGGGCAGGCCTCTTCGATATCCCCATGTCCTCCAATGATGGCAACGGCCCATTGTTCCAGCGCGAGGCGGCGCAACGCGAACCTCGCGGCGCGTCGGGCCGACCAACCACGCATGACAGTCCAAGACACCAGCGCCGAGATCGCGGCGATCGTTGCCGAGGCCGCCTTGCTGCCGCCGCAAGACGCGGCATATGCCGTGTGGCGACGAAGGCACCGGCTGGATACGCTTGAGGGGCGACCGACGGCGGAACAGGTGCGGGCTTTTCGCGCCATGTCCCCGCCGGAACAGGCGGCTAAAATGCGCCACGATCGTGACTTCGCTCACGAGGGCCCGACCTTTAACCATCTGAAATCAGCCCAGCCGCGCGCCAGCGACGCTGAAAT harbors:
- a CDS encoding ABC-F family ATP-binding cassette domain-containing protein — encoded protein: MIRLDNVSKQVGHQILFIEASAALQKGEKIGLVGPNGAGKTTLFRMISGQEPPDEGQVSLDRGITIGYFSQDVGEMSGRSAVAEVMDGAGPVSIVAAELKELETAMADPDRADDMDEIIARYGEVQGRFEELDGYALDGRAREALSGLGFSQEMMEGDVGALSGGWKMRVALARILLMRPDVMLLDEPSNHLDLESLIWLEQFLKGYEGALLMTSHDREFINRIINKVVEIDGGTLTTFSGNYEFYEQQRALNEKQQQAQFERQQAMLSKEIKFIERFKARASHAAQVQSRVKKLDKIERVEPPKRRQTVAFEFLPAPRSGEDVVSLKNVHKGYGSRSIYEGLDFMIRRRERWCVMGINGAGKSTLLKLVAGSTEPDDGTVAIGGSVKMGYFAQHAMDLLDGERTVFQWLEDSFPQAGQGSLRALAGCFGFSGDDVEKKCRVLSGGEKARLVMAHMLFDPPNFLVLDEPTNHLDLATKEMLINALSEFEGTMLFVSHDRHFLAALSNRVLELTPEGIHQFGGGYSEYVARTGQEAPGLRS